The Micropterus dolomieu isolate WLL.071019.BEF.003 ecotype Adirondacks linkage group LG14, ASM2129224v1, whole genome shotgun sequence DNA segment ATGCATTGTTTGACGGCCTAGCactatttaaaacatgttttaagatACAGAAGCTCCTTTTCCTCATGGTAATCAGGAAAAAATAGGAAGAACCCTCATCAAGCTAtacaatatgtatttttataggCATTAAATCTTTCCAAACTTAAATTCTATCTCGCTGTGCGTTTATCAGTTCCTCTACTTTATACTAATATACGCTTTTTGTACATATTTCCATTCTTAAATGAATTATTTCCCAAATTTTCGTTAGCAGTGCTGCCTGACCTGTGCATACACACTGCAGCTGCATTTTTCTTCTTTGAGATGATCAAAAAGATCCAGAATCTTTCATACTGCTGCTTCTTCCGTCTCAAGTGGACCTCATTTTAAATGATCACTATATCAAAGGCACTTGTGAaagctttattcatttattcttaTACACGTGTTGCCCTCAGATTTGAATCATCTTTCATTCATCTGAATAAACCACAATATTACTGTTAAATGTCTTCTCCTGATTCTTGCCAGTAGAACattatgttgtgtttgcagACATGTTCAGAGCAAGGTGGGATCTGAGGACACAGAAAGTTGAGGTGTAGCTGTGGAGCGATCAGGGGTGACAAAGGGACTCGAGGGCTCATGTCTACTCCATAGACACACTCATCCTACGACTCTCGCTGTGGAGAACACCTCAGCATGGTGAAGACAGCAAAGATGGAGCTGCTGAGAGCACTGGTCAGTGAGTGCTTGTCTGCAGCCGCCGAGGAGATCTTCAAGATTGTACAAAGAACCCTTTTAGACTATGAAGAGGAAATTTCCTGTTCAAAGTGGGTGGTGGACAGCCACCGCAGACTGCTGGATGTTGCCAAGTCACATAGTGAAGGTCAGTTCTTCAGAAGTTTGCTTCTATAAAGGAAATCATGTCTAGGTTGTCTGTCATCCAAGTCACAGTGTATGACCATATTAATAAAGGAATGTTGAGTGCCAGTGGGGGGTGAACCTAAGCcagtttattaatttattaccCTCACAAACCAGTATCCCATGATCCGGACTTCATCAAGGACTCTGGCTAAAAGACTGCAGATAAATGACTTTGCCATGCAGAATATGCAAGATAAATGAAGTAATTTATGGTTGATTAACCATATTAAGAGAATGTTAAGTTCAACTTCTTTATATGAAGGAATGAAGTGACATCATTCAATGATGCTTCAGCAGTGAAGCTGAAAAAACCCCAAACCTATTATAACAAGTGTAACGAAGTTTGAAGGCACATCTGCATGTGCCGCTGTTGCTATGAGAGAAAAGCTAAATAGAATTAATCCCACTCCAGAATAGCTCTGATCAACGCCTGCATTTCTAATTCGACAAACCAGATATTTCCTGTATCCTGCACACCTACTCCAGAATCGCCATGTAGGACCAAAAGTGCCCAAAAATGTCTGCGCTGTTGGGATCCCCGCGCGAGAAGGAGAGAAACATATGATGCCTTGAATCTCCCTTCAATATAGGCCTCATCATGATACAGCATCAAAGTATTTCACTAATTCTTCCCAGGAACCTCTCAGTAGCTGAAAGGTGCATTATTAACAGGATTTCACTGATTAATGTGAAGGTTCCTCCACTGTCTCCTGTTTCCATAATTTAAAACATCTAACCATCATCCACTGCTTTACCTGGTGCACACTGCTATTCAGTCATTAATTGTTTGGGCTGCATTCAAAATTTAATTCAGGCCTTTATTAGTCATTCATTGCATTTGTTCACATTCATAATTATTTATGGTTaaatttgtttattcatttgttgtttAGTTATTAGTCATGTGTGTAGTTAGTTTTCTGTGTGTCTAGTTTATAGTTTAATCAATGAAATATAATGTGAAATATATGGTCACCTACTCAAGGACTCTATCCTCCAGCAGATCGAGACAAAATTAATGAATTGGCTATCAAGTTTCCCTTTTCCAACAGCGGTGCTCCCTAGGTAGTGCTCACGTTAAGTGagttaaattatttaatgtgAACACTGATTTCTTCTGATGGCCAGAAGTGAGTATGAATACACAACTTCCTCTTATCAAAATATTAGTCATTTGCTATAATCACTTTAATTTCAAATGAACTGCTAAAGGGCTAAGCCCCAGAGCTTGTGATTGATAGAAACACTCCTGGCACACACCAGATACAATGTACAGACAGACGGAAACACTTCTGGGAGGTGAATGTGTTATATGCcgtcagtgtgtgttgcagtttAAATTTCACAAAGCAGCCCTTAAAATTAAATAGATACAATCTAACTTTTGAATGTTTGGAATCAATTTATAGACtatataaatattttcctcTCCTTTGCTTCAGACTCTGTCCAGATTTCTGCCACAGATGTGAAGTTGCAGTCTGGTCAGCAGCAGCCAGCTGCCAGTGTGAACGTCCGTGTGTGCTGGGAGGAACCAGAACACACCAGTTCAGAGCCAACAGAAGCCTATCCCAAGATAAACAACGCTCATCCTGACTCCTCTCCTGATCAAAGGGATGAGCAGATACTGATTGATATTGAAGATGGTGATGTGAAGCAGGAGTGTGACCTGAACAAGCCTTTGAAAATCCTCCAGGTGAAGAAACCATTCAAATGTCCTGTTTGCTTAAGCGATTTTTCCTCCAAAAAGACGATGGTACGACACCTCAAAAGGCATCCGGAAGACAAATCATCATCGTACCAGTGTCAGTTCTGTGACCGCTACTTCTGCCAAAAGTCTGAATTCATCATTCACACCAGGACACACAAAGGTGCCAAACCATACAAGTGCCAAGACTGTGACCGAAGCTTTGACCAGACAGACAGTCTGCTTAttcacagacaaaaacacactgaggaGAAACCATATCAGTGTTTTAGTGAAAAGATGGATGCAGACACTCCCCTCAAATCAATGACACCTGCCAGTAAGATTGAAGAAGTGCTGGATTCCAGACAGGATGAATCAGGCATTAAGACATTTCCACTTACTATCACTCCCTATGATAAAAATGAGTTTGATCAGGAGTCTCTGCAGCCCTTGTGTCTTTACCAAATCCAGTCTGTTGCTGATATAGATAAAGACTCTGCATCTGCAGTTCTAGTTGATTACATCAAAACTGACCCAGCTGGAACTGACGGTGGAGTATCAGACAGCACCACAGATGATCAACAGCTCCTTTCAGTGAACCCATGTGAACAGTGTGAAGGTGAGACAGACCCCAATCATCTCAACATAAAAAATATCCTGCCAAGAAGACCTTCAGGGAAGTCTGCGGACCTCATTGTTCAGTTTGAAGCAGGAACGTCACAGAAACCCTACAAGTGTCCTTGTTGCACAAAATCTTTCTCCTTGACTAAGACTTTAATAAGACACTTAAAGATCCACACAGAGGACAAACCGTATCAGTGCCAGTTTTGTGGAAGAAACTTCTGTCAGAAGTCAGACCTGATCAATCATACAAGGATACACACAGGAGAGAGACCTTATCGGTGCCAAGAGTGTCACAAATCCTTTGCACAGAAAGGCAACCTGGTGGTTCACATGAGGAAACATTCAGTAGAGAAACCGTATCATTGCCAAGAGTGCAGCTGTAGCTTTGATCAGAAATCATCTTTAAACTGTCAC contains these protein-coding regions:
- the LOC123982479 gene encoding zinc finger protein 761-like, with protein sequence MVKTAKMELLRALVSECLSAAAEEIFKIVQRTLLDYEEEISCSKWVVDSHRRLLDVAKSHSEDSVQISATDVKLQSGQQQPAASVNVRVCWEEPEHTSSEPTEAYPKINNAHPDSSPDQRDEQILIDIEDGDVKQECDLNKPLKILQVKKPFKCPVCLSDFSSKKTMVRHLKRHPEDKSSSYQCQFCDRYFCQKSEFIIHTRTHKGAKPYKCQDCDRSFDQTDSLLIHRQKHTEEKPYQCFSEKMDADTPLKSMTPASKIEEVLDSRQDESGIKTFPLTITPYDKNEFDQESLQPLCLYQIQSVADIDKDSASAVLVDYIKTDPAGTDGGVSDSTTDDQQLLSVNPCEQCEGETDPNHLNIKNILPRRPSGKSADLIVQFEAGTSQKPYKCPCCTKSFSLTKTLIRHLKIHTEDKPYQCQFCGRNFCQKSDLINHTRIHTGERPYRCQECHKSFAQKGNLVVHMRKHSVEKPYHCQECSCSFDQKSSLNCHMQSHM